The following DNA comes from Lynx canadensis isolate LIC74 chromosome B1, mLynCan4.pri.v2, whole genome shotgun sequence.
GCTTCAAGTTGTTCTTCTGTTATTTGAGGCTTTTGCTTCACAAGGTTAATGAGAAATctataatttaaacaaaataaaagagaaatctgtTATGCAAAGTATTTTTCTAAAGACTTCCTAGCAGAGTCTTGAGAGTCCTAGCAACCCTCCCCCTAAACCCTCACTCCATCAACCCATCACCAGATTTACAACACGCACTCTGTCTAACACCTTCGTCAGAAATACTGGGGCTAGAAATGGGTAGATATCCCACTAGTCTGGATTTGTGCAGATGAAACATGATTTTATAGTGCCACCATACTGATATGTAGTAAGATACAGTCTTTTTCTTACTTGCCTGGAATATACTTCCAGTTCTCCAGTCTAACGTATATCCTATCAATACTCAAAGACCCAGAGTTCCAAGCTCCTGCCATTCATAATTACCACACCCATACCTGAGCATTGGTCCCACCAATCACCTGCACTACTCATTTAGCAGCACTTTCATGTTGGAACCAATGTTGACTGGGGACTAGGGAAGACTTGCCAGAGGAGGCAGCATTCTTACTGTACTTTGAAGCATGACACAGATTGTGACAGCAAAAAAGGGAAGGACAGGTTTCCCAAAATGAAGGAAGACAATTTACAAAGCAAGagagtaggagcacctgggtggctcggtcgattaagcaaCCCACTCttcattctggctcaggtcatgatctcatggttcgttggtgagatcgagccctgtgtcaggctgtgtgctgtgaggattctctctccctctctctctgcccctcctctgctcgctctctctctctctctctctctctctttctctcaaaaaacaaatattaaaacaaagcaagTGAGTACTAAAATGCACGGGAATTTGGAAAACATAAGTTCCACTGGCGTGTGTTAACATCACCATTACAGAATGCCTCCCACAATGAATTGAAATGTGCATTCCATCTCATAACACCCATACTTCATGGTTGACTCAAATATTATGGTTACTCTCTTCAAGAAGTAAACAGTGcgaaaaaaaagtttcaatagTGCTTTCCCAGTGTTTTGGAATGGAGGTACCCAAACTTACTGCAAGGACACATCCTAATTCCCCAAAGTAGATTGCCATTTTTCTCAGTCCCAACATGTATCACAACAGTAGTTAGAGAGGATACTGTttttacaaacaaaaacttgtcCATCCTAGTGAATTTTTCCAGGCCTATGCTCCCATGAGGCTGTGAAGGCACTGagacaaaactattttaaaagccaCTGTAAGTGCTTTGGGGCAATAACATTCTCCTAATAAACCCAAGATTGTTGGGTATGTAAGGTAGAAATCTCAACTCCTATTTGGTGTTGTTGGTCTTCTCCCTGTTAGCAAAGAACCATTTCTTACTGCTGCTTCATTGTTTGCAGTGCTACACCCTGAGCTCGGCACAGATCCTTATGGAAGATGAATCTGTCAGCAGAGAATGGCAAAGGGACATATGTTTCATCCACCACTAAGCTGCTGAAACACGGCCTCCTGTTGGCATACGAAGAAGTGCAGCACAGGCCAACACCGGGGTTTACAGGAGTCTCTTCGTGCCTGATGCATAATTGTCCAATAATAAGATCAGCCTGGTTAGGacaacaggaaagaagaaagcaaggagaTTCAGCATGAGCCACTATGTTGACTCAGGCTTCCAGAAAATTCTTGCAGTTTTTTAAGGCAGTAATTTATAATCAGTATTACCAAAAAAATCTGCTCCCTGGGATCATATGTTGCCACATTGTGGATTCTTTTTTCACTCATTGTTGGGGAATAACTTCACATTTAGTGGCAAATATTTCATAGGTAATGTCAAAGATAGTCCcttcagttatttaaaatacGCTTCCAGTCACATACATACTTCCAAAGGCAAAAAATTATCTGCCCTGATGGCTTAAATACATGGTTTAAATTTTTCATGTATATCTATCTAGTGgaactttccattttccttttgggaCCCAGAGAATCACTTTCTGAAGGTACAATTTCACAAGCCTCATCctttcatatacatacatacttgcaCATGTCATACATGCATACaggtatacatatgtatatgtgtgtgtgtgtttgtgtgtgtgtataatcctaattgaaaagaaacaaggccagcgtgtgtatgtgtgcacgtgtgtgtgtcttttaagGCTTTCCTCTTGTAGAGTCCTCCTACCTTCCACACTTCAAAGATATTTCTTAAATACCTGGTAATAACTTGTAATAATGGCCAATATGTTTTGTGTGCATACTATGTATCCAGCCAGTTCTGAACGAGTTACAGGGATTACCTCATTTAAGACAGTCATCCTATGTGGGTGGTACAATTCTTATTCCCAAATGTCAGATGAGAAAGCTCAAGCCAAGTGCTATAACTAGCTTttcagtggtgacagtggacggGGATGCAGGCAGGAGGCCTCCAGAACCTACACTCCCAATCTGCTACAACAGCCCATGTCCCTGCAGTCTCTCAGCACGTGGGATTCAATCAATGATAAAGGTGATGCTTAATCACAGGAATTCTCCTTCCACTCTTACCTTTTGTGGAAAATTCCAAGACATGAAGACTAGCTAGCAAATAAGTCCTTGGCATCcgaaagaggaaaggggaaacGATAAATGTACAATTTGGTTCACAATTatgattttaagggaaaaaataatgaaaaaaatcagccTGTCATTTTATGACACTAGTGACATTAGAAAGTAAAGATGATTGGCATTACTAACGAGAAAGTCATTTTCTTATTCAGCTTACCCTGTTCTAAACTCTTTATCCTGTTAAAGGGGTGAGGGGGAATGTCCCTAATATGATAAGATGATTATActacaaaagacaaaaatacaagtatactaaaaaaaaaaatgacttataggggcacctgggtgactctgtcagttgagtgcccaacttcggcttaggtcacgatctcacagttcgtgtgtttgagcacccagtcaggttctgtgttgacagctcagagcacagagcctgcttcggattctgtctctctctctctctctctctctctctctctctctctctctcccccttccctgctcatgctctgtctctctctctctctcaaaaataaacaaacattgaaaaagaaaatttttaataaataaaatgacttacTTTCATCTATCAAaagtgaagctttttttttttttaactcaattcacatttttttccttgtgtccATTAGACCAAACTCAATGCTTATGGATGCACAGTGGAGTAACTAAGATCTATGTGTGAACTAGATGCAGTGGGATAATAGCACAACAGCAGTAGAGGCATGTGCAACCAGAAAGGAAATTGTGAAGAAGGTATGGCATTGGGTGTTAGAGCCTGGGCTCTGGGAAGAGCTGCATATGCATTCAAATATCAGCCCCACCATTTACTACCTGGGACATGTTGGTCCTAATGTAATTTCTTTGAGCCTCATTTTGCTATAAAATGAAGACGGTAATGGggaatttcaaaattttctttgtcttctttttttaacattaaagtaTTTTGTGAACAAAAAGAGGAAATCATTGAATTGAATGATGTGTTGGTTATTCTCTTTCCGGTTCATAAAGCTTGCTTAGACATCTTTGGATAAACTGGTTGCACTCCCCCAGCCTTTCTAGAAGGACCAGAAGCCTGGCCACATGCCCAACTGTTCAGAGCTGAGTTCATGCCCTCTCCAACTGTAACTAATCAAACAAGTCTATTAAAACCATCTCCACAGTGGTTTTTACCATTTCTCCTAAATGGGAATTATGAGACCATTTCAAGTCAAACGGGGCAGAAACACAATGGGACTAAACAAAACACTCACCGCTCCCTCACCACAGGCCAATTGCTTGTCCTCACTGAGTTGGCAACAAGTGGCTGCTGCGGTTGCCATTTTCCTAGTGAAGGCCATCAGCTCAGGTGGGGTCAGCTGAGGGGCTTTCTTTGTGTAAGCAACAAGAAACCTgaaagaagcaattttttttttcaccaaatcCTGCTGAGCCATTCATGAGTTTTTGACTCCTCGCTCGTTCTCAAAGATCCTCTCTTGGTATCAGAAGCCATGATGTCAGCTCATTTGTATTACCAACAAGGTATTTGGACCACCTTTCAAGATGCATTTGCTCTAACCACCACTCCCTATACTTCTATTGTAGCGACATATCACAATGGGGAAACAAACTCTGGAGAGTAGACTGACACCTATTCCAACCTCCGAAGTTTCACTGATACTAGCTTTGATCTATTCAGTGATTCCACTCTGACAGACTGCAACAGAATAAATATCTTTTCTGCAAAAATCTGCATGATTTGGGGAACCCAGAGAAGTACCAATATCAGACTTTTATAAGCCATTCTTCTTGCTTTCTAGAAGAGGGGAATGGGGATGAGTACCTTCTCCCAAGGGAAATTGGGTGATCGGATTACACTGATTTCCAATATGAAATAGGGGCTGAAATTAGAGTAGCCCTGGGTGACTAATTTAGGTTTATATTTCCCTCGCACTACAAAATTTGAAATCACTGaaagtgctatttaaaaaaacatacgcgttggggcacctgggtggctcagtcggttaagtgtctgaattcggctcaggtcatcatctcgtggtttgtgagttccagccccaagtcgggctctgtgcggacagctcagaggctggaacctgcttcacattctgtgtctccttctctctctgccccacccccactcacactctgtctttctctcaaacataagtaaacattagaaaaaattttttaaaacgtaCGCATTTTGTAAGTAATATTCTCCTAGTTTCTGGAAGAGGCCACAGCTTCGCTTTGCCAACGCTTGACTTTCCTGAATATATTTCTCCAATTCTTCTTCCTGAAAATACAAGCATTATtatgtacattttcttctcttccggGACACATAACTTTGTATGTAAAAATTGACCAATAATATATTATTCTGACACCAATCTTAGAAAAACCaatttttgagggtttttttgtaaTACTAAAGATAATGAGAGTGTGACTTGTGACAATTAAAACAAAtggaccggggcgcctgggtggctcagtcagttaggtgtctgactttggcccaggtcatgatgtcatggttcacaagttcaagccccgcatctgactctgtgttgacagctcagagcctagaaccacagcttcagattctgtgtctccctttctttctgctcctcccctgctcacactctctctctctcaaaaataaataaacattaaaaaaataaaaataaaaacaaatggactTTGGGGAGATTAAGCTTAAAACTGTGAATCACCAAGCTATGTGATGACAGAATTCAATGTTTGGATAAAGGATTACAGTTCTTTCTGTACAAATTCTTGCTTTTCTGGAGCTGTTCAAAAATGAGTATTATTGTTATTCTGTGTGTCAAAGAACTTTTGGTTGCCATTTTTCTTCCTACATTAGGCCACTGGTTGTTGACTACTAGTTAATAACTACTTAATATCTAGATGACTACTTAGTAGATATAACTAGCTAACTACTAGTTAATAACTAGATGTTTTCATAGAAACAGCATTTTTAATGGATAATTTCTATGCAGTTTTTCAGACTCTCCCTAAAAAGTAAGAGCAATTTACCCCTTTATCCTGGCATTCAAGAGGGTTTTCAGACTGGGAACACTTCTCCAATAACTCCTGGTATCCTTTAGCCACTCTTAGAATTACTGGGACAGCAAGTTTAGTATGTCTTCTGGAATATTCATAGGTAAACCTGAAACGAGTGTGAAAAAATATCATGTTGTTGGAATTAAGAGACAATTTATTCCTGTGTTATATGGCATGCAAACGTTAAAATTCAAATGCATAAGCCTGGAAATCAAATATGACTTGAACTATATGCACAGTAAAACTATTAATACAAATTATAATCCATCCAATTGTTCTAAaatgctattttgttttcttttgcactCTTCACTTGGGTTTTTCAATTATGAGCTTTacagtcatttattcaacaaatatttttccagtgcCTACTCTATGCAAGCATTTCTTTCAGCAGTAAGGATTCAGTAAGGTATAAGATAAAATGCCTGACCTCTCAAAAGCATACATTACAGGgagacagaaatgaataaacaaaactagGTCATCGAATTCAGGTGGTGATAAATGagtgaagagaaataaaggaagacagaATGTGGGGGGAGTGAGTCTTAATTTAGAGCATTGGTCAAGAAATGTCTCTTTGGGTGGCTCTTTTGGAACAGAACCCTGGGTGAAGGAAGCTACACAAGTACCTGGAGGAAGATCATTCTCAGCTGAGAAAATTTCTACTGCAAAGAACCTTTCTAATTGAAGAAGTGCTTCTATTAGATAAACAATTATTGTTGGATGTGTGGGTGGGTAAGTTTAAAGATAATTCTTGAATTTACTAATTGTATTTCCAAGTCATAGATATAAGTAATATTTAGTTCTGCCACCAATAAATTGTCAGTGTGGGTTCCTTCAATTTGGACTTTGTTCttgtgtgtgtaattttatttagCAGTGCAAATTATGTGTGTCCAATCTGAATGCAAATTATGTATGTCCAATCTGAATGCAAGTATAGAGTGATATCCTTAGggaatatgaaagagaaaactgggccattattttcattattacattAGAAGCAggcttttaaatttataaagacCCTTGGAGATCATTAAGCCTGAAATCCTAAGAGCTACACAAATCCCTCCTCGAATAGTGTCCATAGATATACACTGtacaataaaggaaaatgtattaacTTGGCTGCTTGCTTCCTATCAGTTATATTACAATAAAGTACTATACTGCAAGTATCtctacacattttttattttcttacaaaaacaaaacacatattaaataaatagcaaataaactGTTCTAATAAAAGCCCTTCTATCTACCATTATCTATTGAGTTATACTTCGGAAAGTTTTGAAAACATGCACAGTGAAAAAGCACATTCATAACCATTAGCCCTTATTATCACAAAATATCCATATCTAATTTGGAAGCTCAGTAGTAGTCTTCATACGAGTAATCCATGCAAAGATGACAGTGCTTCTGATCCCAGAGAAattgatacaaaataaaatatagcttCAGTTAGTAGCAGCAACAGTGAAAGTCTCATCAGTATAAGATAGATCTCATTTCCTTACTCCCTACTTATCTGCTTAAATAGATTTTGGTTCAGAACATTCTAGCATCACCCAAACATACTGAGTTCAAAACCTGTAACCATCACTCCCCATTTCAGCAACACAAAACTGTCAGCTACATACTGATCTTTACTCATGTGAACATACATTTACAGAGTGTGTTACCTTGCCATGAAAAGATCTTTTTCCCTTGAAGAAAATTGGTTGaaatctctctctcctaaaaatctATTTAGATTCAGAGATAATCCTTCAGGTGTGTCATCATTTTCTGCATGAATTATGCATTGACCAAGTTCAAGTATGGGCAATTTGCAGCATTCTGCTATTTTGCTTGACAGAATATCTTGCCGAGAACATAGGTAGGACATAATTTTTTCCTGTAATAGGAagatgagggaggaagggagggagagaaggagagaaaaaaaagaaatagaagacattttACCTTGTCTCTAATGTTAGTGCTTTCTCCCTACTTTGCTTTTCCTTACTCCTTTCTACCTACCCGTTTGTTCAATTCTTCTTTTCATAGTTGTCAGCTAAAATCTATTTTGTATtaggaagattttaaaaacacgATAGAAATATACTCTTCAAACCAAATGACATGCACATAGGTATATATCTTTCTATTCCTATTAAAATGGGCTACTGGACAACGTTTGCTGTTGATGTCCTAATCATGGAGAGCAAACTTTCTGCTCCATGTTAACAGATCAATCTGCAGTGACCCACTATGACCTCCAGAGGGCGGGCTATAGATGATGAAATTTCAGCACATCTAAGAATGGAACAGAACTTCCATATCCCTGTCTCGGGACTAAAAATCCAAGCCTTCTCAGTAAGAACAATTAGAACCCATCATTCAGCTATTAAAACCAATTGACATACCAtgttgaaattaatttttccacTTTAAAGGAAAAGGGTGGTAATGAGctccaaaaatggaaaaataatttaagtgccTATAGAAATCAGTAAAGTCGTCTATTAAAACCAAGACAACtaacttcaaagaaaaacaaagtaatttttctaatatgcaagtaaaaatttgtaaaaggaaaaataaatgaaataggaaatctgTCTTTGGGAATCTTCCCCAGCTCTTCACACCAGGATCTCTGCCTTTGCTCAGAGATTGCCTCTTTCAGCCAAACTGCCATGGGACTGGCTCAAATGAGCATTTTATCTCCACATCCAACCCTTTGGAAACCAGGTTCAAGCCTGGGTTTCTAAGCCTTTTGAATATCTAAGAGCAATGGTTTGAAGCCTTCTTGGAAAAGACGGTGTGTCACCAGGGACCAGAGAGGAAGGAATTTGGGGATAGATAGGCCTCTTGTACAGTATCCAGGAAGCCTAAAGTTGGCCCAGAATAGATGAATGCCATGCTGCTAAAATGGCGACTAACTATGGCACATTTGAGGATTCTGTTTGGgggattttcttttggtttttaattctcCTGGAGCCCTTTATCCACGCCTCTCTCTGTGGCTTTGTATCTTGTGGAACAGTTTctggtgttgtttttgttgtctgttGTGTCATTTTGTTGTATTCATATCATAAATATAATAGAGCCCCTTCTGTGGCCCAGGCATCGTGCAGCCGGCCTGTGGAGATAACAGCAAACAGAAGACGGGCCCTACATGCCTCATCTCTCCCATCAGACTGTAAATTCCCTGAGCGAAGCTTCTGCCTTAGTGTCCTTCATAGTGTCTAGCACACAGAAAGTATTCCGTATATATTTGccaaatgaaatgataaatggcTAGAAAAACCAATTGGTTAAAAGTAAAGAGTCTCTCCCCCAAGATTCTATGTGGAGTTTATGATcattttcagaagaaagaatGGGCCCCGGTGTCACGAGAGGAGAGTATCTCTTAAGTGAAAGGCAGGGTTAACAAAACACGGTTTCAGTTTTACTGTCAAGAAGTCTGTGACTTGACTCAGCCAGCTAGCTACCCTACCCTGTGACCAACTCCAACAGCCTTCTCCCATGTAGAAGgagagccaaagaaagaaaaggaagtggaaTTATCTCTGTTTTGGGACGCAAGACTCTTTACCCCATCCTGCAGACACTCCAGCACGTTTCCTCTGCAACATTCCTCATGTATGTGGGCCACATCCAGGACCAGTTTCTGAATTTCGGTAAAATTCGCTTTGGAAAACTTTTGACTCAATTTAGTAACAGTTctaaaggggaaggaaaggaattaGAAATCAATCCTGATTATCtaccaaaattaaataatacagagagaatATTAATATAGTTGCAgttccaaaaagaaagaatggaaatgcTTTCGctgtttgaaaagaaaagggagggccGCCTGTGTGGTtgctttaggctcaggtcatgatctcacagttcatgagatcaagcccagagcctacttgggattccatgtcgctctctctctctctctgcccctcccctgattgcactctgtctctctatctcaaaataaatacacaaacataaacaaataaaagaaaaagaaaagggaaagcatTATAAGTCTTGTCAATTCCAACCAATCTTTGAAGGCAATGGTTCTATAGAGTGACCCGTCCCCACAAATACTTTGGACAtgatttatttgtctttaaaaccTTTCCTGTGAATTGGGATGAAATCTATCTTTTTGCTGCTCATCCGTGATGCTGACTGCTTATAATCACCATAGTGAGTGggtgggaaaaaattaaaaggacaaacaattaagaaatggaaaattccatgaaaataataatcatttttttttttttacttgggagaaaaaaaatactctgagAATACAGAAGGGGCGTATATGTGCAAATACATGAAACAAGACAAGAAAGTAGAGCCCACTGAACATTCAGACATGTCAGCATACCAAGAATGGAGTGTGGCCAGAAGGGAAATAAGAAGTAAAAAAGCTTGTTCCTTCTACATATTTCCTTAAGTGTTAAGAGATGTCTAGATGAAACCACTACCCCCTAGAGCAACTGGTGTTGCTGCTTCTGATAAGGAtagattttctttataaatctaTAACATTTAAGCTTAATCACTTACGGAtagcaaataataaatacaaccattataataataacttaatttatattttattagtaaGAAAAAATTGAAGCAATTCACGAATCAGTCTAAGCTTCTAATAACCAGAGTTGGAAGGTAGTAAAGCAAAATCTGACCTattctaagaaaacattttagaactAACTCCATGACTAACTTTAACCTAGGTCTCCACtatgtataataatttttaaatgtgtcatttaACAAGCACACAAACTAATGAACTTTGAATGCATGTATTTAATACTCGTCAATTAGCATCTCAAATATTTTCCTACACTAGAAATGCTTCATTGTAAAGGTTGAAGAGCACTTTAAACCAGTCatgtagtttaaaattttctagtagccacattaaaaggTAAAGAGGAAAAAGTTAAATTCactttaataacatatttttaaccCAATATATCAAAAATGATACCATTTCAACATAGGATTTCATTCATATGCGGAatctaaaaaaggaaacaaatgaatcaaccaacagaaaagcagaatcagacctataaaaacggggaaca
Coding sequences within:
- the LOC115512560 gene encoding alpha-fetoprotein — protein: MKWVISIFLTFLLNFSEPRTMHRNAYGIASILDSSQCSAEMNFVDLATIFFAQFVQEATYKEVSKMVKDILTVIEKSTGSEQPVGCLENQLSAFLDEICHEKEISEKYGLSDCCSQSEEERHNCLLAHKKATPSSIPPFQVPEPVTSCKAYEENRDMFLNRYIYEIARRHPFLYAPTILSLATHYGKIIPPCCKTENAVECFQTKTALITKELRESSLLNQHICAVMRNFGPRTFRAITVTKLSQKFSKANFTEIQKLVLDVAHIHEECCRGNVLECLQDGEKIMSYLCSRQDILSSKIAECCKLPILELGQCIIHAENDDTPEGLSLNLNRFLGERDFNQFSSREKDLFMARFTYEYSRRHTKLAVPVILRVAKGYQELLEKCSQSENPLECQDKGEEELEKYIQESQALAKRSCGLFQKLGEYYLQNAFLVAYTKKAPQLTPPELMAFTRKMATAAATCCQLSEDKQLACGEGAADLIIGQLCIRHEETPVNPGVGLCCTSSYANRRPCFSSLVVDETYVPLPFSADRFIFHKDLCRAQGVALQTMKQQFLINLVKQKPQITEEQLEAVIADFSGLLEKCCQGQEQEACFAEEGPKLISKTRAALGV